AAAGACCAAACCGGACGAGTGTCAATGTTTGGTTGTCAGTCTAGCACCGATGCGTGGGCTCATCGTGACCCAACGCGTCATGAATCACGGTTCGCCGCCATTTCAGCGACGCATGCGATTTAGCCACCGATTCGAATGCGAAGCAGTCGGGAGCGAATCTCTGGTGTTGGTTTTCGCTTCGCTCAGCAACCTCTCCCGAAACGAAGTTTGGGGAGAGCGACGCCGTTCAGGCGTACGCGAGGGTGAGGGCCGTGCAAGGGAAGCGGCGCGTGTTGCCCTCCCCCGAAAATCTCGCTGAACGCTCGCTTTCCGACCCCTCCCGCTGGGCGGTCGGGGTTCTCAAGACGCTGCTGGCACAGCATTTAAAAACTGCACGACCTCTTCGCGGCCGGGCCTCAGGCTACTCGACTCGACCAGCGGCCCAGAGCATGCCGCGGACCAGGTTGGCCAGGAACACATTGTCTTGGAACGTTTCGGTGGAGTGCCCGTAGGTGGTTCCGTAGACGCGAGCGTCGCCGTATTGGTTGGTCCAAATGACGGGATGGGACTTGCCATCGCGTTCGCTCTTGGAGGTTGCCAAAACGGTCGTGTTGGGCCAAACCTTTTCGATGATGTACAGCTCGTCCATGGCGGACACGTGAGCGGCGGGGTACTCACGCATGACCGGGTGGTCTTTCGCAACCACTTCGACTGGGTAATGGCTTTGGTGATCATGGCGGCGGCTGGTCACGCCCAGGAACTCACGCCAATCGTCGATTTCCGCGTCACGGTAGGTGTGCATGGCGCAGTGAATGACCACGGCTGGCACACCGGCGTGGTGGGCTTTCGTGATTTGGCGGATGTAGTCGGGGTTGGTCGTGGCAGCGAAGCATTCATTGTGAATGACGACGTCGAATGGTTTGGCCCAGTTTTCATCGCCGTAGAAGTCGATTTCGGCTTGGGTGCCTTTGCCGCCATCGTTGACGACGGTCCATTTGGCTTCGACACCGGCCTTGGTGGCCGCCAACTGGATCGCTTTGGCTTGGAAGTCGTAATCGTGGCAGCAACCGCTGGTGATGATCAGGACATTCAGCGAATCGTTGTCCGCTTTGGCATCGGGGGCTTCGTCGGCCGAGGCAAACCCGGAAACGAGGACGGCGGATGCCAACAAAAAAGTCGCGGCGAAACGCCGCGACAGGGTGGAGTGAGACGTCATAGCTCAGTTGTTCTCTTGAAGTTCGACGGTGTCCATGACCTTGGTGTTTCG
Above is a window of Rhodopirellula islandica DNA encoding:
- a CDS encoding ThuA domain-containing protein, which codes for MTSHSTLSRRFAATFLLASAVLVSGFASADEAPDAKADNDSLNVLIITSGCCHDYDFQAKAIQLAATKAGVEAKWTVVNDGGKGTQAEIDFYGDENWAKPFDVVIHNECFAATTNPDYIRQITKAHHAGVPAVVIHCAMHTYRDAEIDDWREFLGVTSRRHDHQSHYPVEVVAKDHPVMREYPAAHVSAMDELYIIEKVWPNTTVLATSKSERDGKSHPVIWTNQYGDARVYGTTYGHSTETFQDNVFLANLVRGMLWAAGRVE